A stretch of the Perca flavescens isolate YP-PL-M2 chromosome 3, PFLA_1.0, whole genome shotgun sequence genome encodes the following:
- the gjd1b gene encoding gap junction delta-2 protein, which yields MGEWTILERLLEAAVQQHSTMIGRILLTVVVIFRILIVAIVGETVYEDEQAMFICNTLQPGCNQACYDKAFPISHIRYWVFQIILVCTPSLCFITYSVHQSAKQKDRRYSFLYPIMERDYGGRDGTRKLRNINGILVQHGGDGGGGKEEPDCLEVKEIPNAPRGLTHGKSSKVRRQEGISRFYIIQVVFRNALEIGFLAGQYFLYGFSVPGIFECDRYPCLKEVECYVSRPTEKTVFLVFMFAVSGICVVLNLAELNHLGWRKIKAAIRGVQARRKSICEIRKKDMAHLSQPPNLGRTQSSESAYV from the coding sequence GATCCTGCTAACAGTAGTGGTGATCTTCCGTATCCTCATCGTGGCAATCGTTGGGGAGACAGTGTACGAGGACGAGCAGGCCATGTTCATCTGCAACACTCTGCAGCCTGGCTGCAACCAGGCCTGCTACGACAAGGCCTTCCCCATTTCCCACATCCGCTACTGGGTTTTCCAGATCATACTGGTGTGCACGCCCAGCCTCTGCTTCATCACCTACTCCGTCCACCAGTCAGCCAAGCAGAAAGACCGGCGCTACTCCTTTCTCTATCCCATAATGGAGAGGGACTACGGGGGAAGGGACGGGACACGAAAGCTCCGCAACATTAATGGAATTCTAGTTCAACATGGCGGTGATGGCggaggagggaaggaagaaCCTGACTGCCTGGAGGTGAAGGAGATCCCCAACGCCCCGCGGGGCCTCACCCACGGGAAGAGCTCCAAGGTTCGCCGGCAAGAAGGGATCTCCCGCTTTTACATCATTCAGGTGGTGTTCAGAAACGCACTGGAGATTGGCTTCTTGGCGGGCCAATACTTCCTTTACGGCTTTAGTGTGCCTGGGATTTTCGAGTGTGACCGCTACCCATGTTTGAAGGAGGTGGAGTGCTACGTGTCCCGCCCCACGGAAAAAACGGTTTTCCTGGTGTTCATGTTTGCGGTGAGCGGCATCTGTGTAGTGCTCAACCTGGCCGAGCTCAACCATCTGGGTTGGCGCAAGATCAAGGCCGCCATCAGGGGAGTCCAGGCCCGCAGGAAGTCAATCTGTGAGATCAGGAAGAAGGACATGGCGCATCTGTCCCAGCCGCCCAACCTGGGACGCACGCAGTCCAGCGAATCGGCCTACgtctga